ACAAATGGACATCAGGATGTTCCCCTGCCGACAGCAATCGACATGATTTACATGTTCCACATGCCTTGGTAGCTTCAGAGCAAAGTAAGACAGAAGCCATGTTATAGGAAAAATCGATAAGACCAGCATGCTGCGGTCCCATTAATAATAACGCCTGAGGTAAGCGCTGATTTGCATTGCTATTACAAAATTGTTCCCACCATAATGCATGAGAAGTATGCAATTCAGAGGATTTAAGCGATTGCATTATGAGCTATGAATGTTTTAAGTTGAGTGATAATTGATTTTTGCACGATATCCATTGGTTGGCTAGCATCGATACAAATTACATTGTTCATTGTTTTAATGATGCGCTGGTAGTTATTATAAACATCGGTAAAAAATGTCAGCGACTCTTGTTCCATCCTATCAGCAGCACCGCGTTGTCGAACGCGATTAAGACCTTTTTCCGGTTCAATATCAAGAAAAACAATCAAATCAGGTTTAAACCCCTTTAAACAGAATTTTGATAAGGTGCTAATTACTGTTTCATCAAGATGTCTTCCCCCACCCTGATAAGCAAACGTTGACAATTCAAAGCGATCAGCCAAAACCCAGCTGCCTCTATTTAAAGCTGGCTCTATAACTTGCTCTAGCAGTTGAACTCTTGCAGCATACAACATGAGTAATTCAGCACGAGGATCTAGTGTTTCGCCATCAACCTTTTCTTTAATGATGGTTCTTATCATTTCCCCAACTCGAGTACCCCCTGGCTCTCGGGTTAAAAAAATATCAGGGATAAAACTTTCCAGGTACTGTTTAATAGTTTTGATGGCTGTTGATTTTCCTGCACCTTCAAGGCCCTCTACAACAATGAAACGTCCTCGTTTTGTCATGATGGCCCCTTTATTTTATACTGAGAAATCGCCTTTTTCTGTTCTTCATAATTCACGGAAAAATGATGTGAACCATCCCCTTTGGCAACAAAATAAAGATAATCAGTAACCTGAGGATGAGCAGCCGCATCAATAGCATCCTTACCAACCATTGCAATAGGTGTAGGGGGTAACC
The nucleotide sequence above comes from Legionella hackeliae. Encoded proteins:
- the tmk gene encoding dTMP kinase; the protein is MMTKRGRFIVVEGLEGAGKSTAIKTIKQYLESFIPDIFLTREPGGTRVGEMIRTIIKEKVDGETLDPRAELLMLYAARVQLLEQVIEPALNRGSWVLADRFELSTFAYQGGGRHLDETVISTLSKFCLKGFKPDLIVFLDIEPEKGLNRVRQRGAADRMEQESLTFFTDVYNNYQRIIKTMNNVICIDASQPMDIVQKSIITQLKTFIAHNAIA